The genomic DNA TCACCGTATCTTACACCTTCGGTCCATTCCAGATCATATACATTATCCTTATTCTGAAGATATAAAGCCAGTCTTTCAAGCCCGTATGTCAGTTCAACAGGGGTGATATCCAGTTCTATTCCGCCTACCTGCTGAAAATAAGTAAACTGAGTTACTTCCATACCGTCGAGCCATACTTCCCATCCAAGTCCCCATGCTCCGAGAGTAGGGCTTTCCCAGTTATCCTCTACGAATCTTATATCATGCTCTTTAGGATCTATCCCAAGAGCAGAAAGGCTCTCCAGATACAGCTCCTGAATATTTTCAGGGGACGGCTTCATTATTACCTGAAACTGATGATGCTGATACAGTCTGTTTGGATTTTCACCGTAACGTCCGTCTTTTGGTCTTCTTGACGGTTCCACATAAGCTATGTTCCATGGTTCAGGTCCCAGTGACATGAGAAAAGTGTCAGGATTAAATGTACCTGCACCTGTCTCCACATCATAGGGATTTCCAATTACACAGCCTTTATCTCCCCAAAATTTCTGTAATGTAAGTATTATATTTTGAAAAGTCATTTATTCCCTCCTGCTTTTCATTTTTTTTACCAGATAGTCCAAAATAATTATTCCTACTCCTACATTAATAAATACATCTGCAAAGTTAAAGACAAAATGCCATATCCCTCTGAAATCCAGCATATCTATTACATAACCCCTCATAATCCTGTCTGTCATATTTCCTATTGCTCCTGAGGTTATAAATGCTATTCCTATTTTAGTCCATTTAGTATAATTTTTTATATTTTTTCTTTCGGAATATATCAGGTACGCTATAACTACAATGCTAAGTATGGTAAACACACTTATTTTCCCCTGAAATATACCAAAGATTCCACCATGATTTTCTACATATGTAAGATGGAAAAAATCCCCTATAACAGGGATGGAAAAAGCTTCCACCCCGCCTGCTGCCGATCTCATGTATATTTTCGTAATCTGATCTATCGCAGTCAAGATTACTATTATTATTATATAAAGCAAAAAATCACTTCCTAACTGTGCAGAACTTTTGCACATCTCGGACAAACATCCGGATATTCAGGATCAGTTCCCAGTTCATCGTA from Sebaldella termitidis ATCC 33386 includes the following:
- the glyQ gene encoding glycine--tRNA ligase subunit alpha, yielding MTFQNIILTLQKFWGDKGCVIGNPYDVETGAGTFNPDTFLMSLGPEPWNIAYVEPSRRPKDGRYGENPNRLYQHHQFQVIMKPSPENIQELYLESLSALGIDPKEHDIRFVEDNWESPTLGAWGLGWEVWLDGMEVTQFTYFQQVGGIELDITPVELTYGLERLALYLQNKDNVYDLEWTEGVRYGERRYQYEYEMSKYSFEVSDSDMNFKLFDMYEKEAKNCLDHNLVLPGYDYVLKCSHVFNNLDARGSISTTERMSYILRVRDLAKICAEQFVEVRKKLGFPLLKK
- the lspA gene encoding signal peptidase II yields the protein MCKSSAQLGSDFLLYIIIIVILTAIDQITKIYMRSAAGGVEAFSIPVIGDFFHLTYVENHGGIFGIFQGKISVFTILSIVVIAYLIYSERKNIKNYTKWTKIGIAFITSGAIGNMTDRIMRGYVIDMLDFRGIWHFVFNFADVFINVGVGIIILDYLVKKMKSRRE